The nucleotide sequence GTCTTTCAATGGGGTTCGACCGGAACAGCGGCGAATGGCGGCTTCAACCGAGTCACGTTCCCGCTTGCTTTCCCGAATGCGATTTATGGCGTCATCGTCTCGCCCATCACAAGCGGAACGAACACGTCGAATTACTCAGTGGGGGCGGTGTCGCTGACGCTGACTACATTCGACATGACCAACAACTCAGCCACCTCCGGCGGCCTCACTGGCCGGTACTGGGCCTTCGGACGATAGGTGAACCATGATCTACTACGCAAAATCTACTGGCGGGTTCTACGACAGCGCCGTCCACGGATCGGCCATTCCCCCCGACGCGGTACAGATTACGGCGGCCGAACGTGATCGCGCGCTGGAGGCCCAGGCCACCGGCAAGACGATCTCCGGCGTGGATTCGAACGGCAACATGGTGTTGAGCGATCCTCCAGCGCCGACGCTGGACGAACTGAAGTTGGCAAAGGCATCCGACATGACTGCCGCCTGCTTGGAAGCCATTGACAGCGGCTTCGACTATGACGGATACCGGTTCGACTCGGACTTGGTCAGCCGCACCAACATCATCGGCACGGCGACTGGCGTACAGGCGGGTATTGCCTTGCCGCAAGGGTTCACCTGGCGCACATCGGACAACCAGAACATCCCGATGGATGGCGATGGCGTGATTGCCTTGGGAGCCGCGCTGCTCCAGCACGTCAATCAACAGTACGCCACGTCGTGGCAGCTGAAGGCCGAGATCGAGGCCGCGACAACGCCGGAAGAGGTGGCGGCCATAAGTTGGCCGACCACGCCCTGACAACCCGCTACGGCGGGTTTTTTTACGTCCATACGGGAGGCAGCAATGCACCCATTCAGGAGCCAGCAATTGAATAGCGAGATCGCAATGGAAAGCCTCAAAGAAGGCATCAAGGCTGCGCCGCCCGTAGCCGTCACCGCCGCGGTGTCTACGGGTTGGTGGTCTGATCCGAATCACTGGCTTATTGCAGCGTCGCTGGGGTATATCGCGTTGCAGACGGCCTACCTGATCTGGAAGTGGCGCCGCCAGGCGCGCGACGGCATCGTGGAGGAGTCGTGATCCCGGCCAGCCTGAAACGCGCGCTCCAGGCCGCGGCGGCCAGTGGCGCGCTGGCCGTCGCCGGCGTCCTGATCTCCCACTTCGAAGGCCGCGAGAACGTCCCGTATCTCGATCCTGTCGGCGTCTGGACCGTCTGCGAGGGCCACGCCGGGCCGGACGTGGTCCCAGGCCGCCGGTACTCGGACGCCGAGTGCGACGAGCTGAAGCGGCAAGACATCGCGCAGGCTGCCGCGGCCGTGCGCCGCCTGGTGAAGGTGCCGCTGACCGATTGGCAGCGCGCGGCCCTCATCGATTTCACATTCAACCTGGGCGCCGGCCGCCTGGCCAGCTCGACCCTCCTGAAGAAGCTCAACGCGGGCGACTACGCGGGCGCGTGCGCCGAGTACGACGCCTGGGTGAAGGGAAGGGTCAACGGCCAGCTGAAAACGCTCCCAGGCCTCCAGAATCGCCGCGACGCGGACCAGTGGGTCTGCGAGCAGAGTTCCCCCAACCCACCTCAATAGGTGCAGCATGACCGACAAAACGCAAGATACCGCGGCCGCCGCCGCTTCCCCCGCCGCCGCGCCGGCCGGCAATCCCGACGCCGGGCCGGCCGCCGTCGGGGCCACCGTCGCGGACGTGAAAACCGACGTTGCCGCGGCCGCCGCGCGCCGGCCCTGGACCGTCGTGGCCTGGTCCCTGGCCGCCGGCGCGGTGCTGGGCCTGATCGTCGGCGCCATGTTCTTTTGACCCATGCGCGGCTATCTCATCGCCGCGGCCGCCGGCCTGCTGCTGGCGCTGGCCCTTGTGGTTGGCGTGAAGTGGTACGGCCGGCACGAATACGCCGCCGGGCAGGCCCAGGCGCAGCTGGAAGCCCAGGCGGCCGCTGCCAAGCTTTCGGAGCAGTACCGCGCCCAGGAGCAGGCGACTCAGCAACAAGCGGAGGAAAACTATGCGAAGTACCGCGGCCAGGTCCTGGCCACTCAGAAGCGCGCCGCTGATCTTGATGCTGCTGCTGGCCGGCTGCGCGCACAGCTTGCCAGCCTCCAGTCCCGTCGCGCCGCCGCACATTCCGCAGCCAGCGCCGGAGCTGATGCAGCCGCCGGCCCTGACGTCATCGGCGTTATTGCAGCGTGCGCAGGACGATATGACGAAGTGGTCCGATATGCTGCAAGCCTCGCCGACCAAGTGACGGGACTGCAGGGGTATGTCCGCGCAGCCCTCGGCGCGCGGTAGCCTACCGTCGCCGCGGCTTGTGCTTGGCCATACCGATCTCCCTGGCGCGGATCTCCCAGCGCTGTGGCGGCCCGACGAAGGTATCAGCCCAGGAGCATGCCAGGACGCGCGGCGGCTGGAGATAGCGCCTCTCCGCGGCCCGCTTGCGCTTCACG is from Bordetella bronchialis and encodes:
- a CDS encoding DUF4376 domain-containing protein — encoded protein: MIYYAKSTGGFYDSAVHGSAIPPDAVQITAAERDRALEAQATGKTISGVDSNGNMVLSDPPAPTLDELKLAKASDMTAACLEAIDSGFDYDGYRFDSDLVSRTNIIGTATGVQAGIALPQGFTWRTSDNQNIPMDGDGVIALGAALLQHVNQQYATSWQLKAEIEAATTPEEVAAISWPTTP
- a CDS encoding lysozyme, with protein sequence MIPASLKRALQAAAASGALAVAGVLISHFEGRENVPYLDPVGVWTVCEGHAGPDVVPGRRYSDAECDELKRQDIAQAAAAVRRLVKVPLTDWQRAALIDFTFNLGAGRLASSTLLKKLNAGDYAGACAEYDAWVKGRVNGQLKTLPGLQNRRDADQWVCEQSSPNPPQ